One part of the Humulus lupulus chromosome 9, drHumLupu1.1, whole genome shotgun sequence genome encodes these proteins:
- the LOC133799958 gene encoding uncharacterized protein LOC133799958: protein MEGCNILCWNVRGLNKRNKQRSLLDFFRLNKIGLGAFLETKLRGNKIEEMMKTIFVGWDCFSDPTVEGRILLVWKFGNATINVLQVEEQLIHCSVNIVGVPREFCLTFSYGRNSIEERKCLWQALSLLVFLVHPLLVAGDFNAVFDYDDRIGGQPVTDLEMEDARCWRACNMVDELRMIALIDAFPNSEARFNWDVISDHCYCVIKTMLVKVSGVKPFKFFNMWADHVECGSTVISNWSEPVHDTGLLGILKKMHRLKFILHKFNKMKFGDVVHLFSTAKEKYQQAQFDLQQDPSSLDLQHAEKDACLGFSLHSRIYESFLRQRSKITWLRCRDENTSYFPTSLKQRKVGNRITSFMDDKGFMGSPSSATTQLQQDCFTHGATLNIDQQLGLIKPFTKKDVKESLFSIHSLKSPGPDGTIISLIPKVDSPSKAADYRPIACCNTLYKCISKMLCVRLARVLPVLVSSKSRSINLVPLFSA from the exons ATGGAAGGGTGCAACATTTTGTGCTGGAATGTTAGGGGTCTGAATAAAAGGAATAAGCAGAGGTCTCTTCTTGACTTTTTTCGTCTCAATAAAATTGGCTTAGGAGCTTTTCTTGAAACTAAACTTAGGGGTAATAAGATTGAGGAAATGATGAAGACGATTTTTGTGGGATGGGATTGTTTTAGTGATCCGACTGTTGAAGGTAGAATCTTATTGGTTTGGAAATTTGGTAATGCTACTATTAATGTTCTTCAGGTTGAGGAGCAGCTTATTCATTGTTCTGTGAATATTGTGGGGGTTCCTCGGGAGTTCTGTCTGACATTTTCTTATGGTAGAAACTCAATTGAGGAAAGGAAATGTCTCTGGCAGGCATTGTCTTTGCTCGTCTTCCTTGTGCATCCTTTGTTAGTGGCTGGAGATTTCAATGCAGTGTTTGATTATGATGATAGAATTGGAGGTCAGCCTGTTACTGATTTGGAAATGGAAGATGCTCGTTGTTGGAGGGCTTGTAATATGGTGGATGAGTTGAGAATGATTG CTTTGATTGATGCTTTTCCTAACTCTGAGGCCCGATTCAATTGGGATGTTATTTCAGATCATTGCTACTGTGTTATCAAAACTATGCTTGTCAAGGTTTCAGGGGTCAAGCCTTTTAAATTCTTTAATATGTGGGCGGATCATGTGGAGTGCGGAAGCACTGTTATAAGTAATTGGTCTGAGCCGGTCCATGATACTGGATTATTGGGTATCTTAAAAAAAATGCATAGATTGAAGTTTATTTTGCATAAGTTTAACAAAATGAAATTTGGAGATGTTGTTCACTTGTTTTCAACAGCCAAGGAAAAATACCAGCAAGCCCAGTTTGATCTTCAACAAGACCCTTCTTCACTAGATCTTCAACATGCTGAAAAAGATGCTTGTCTTGGGTTTTCTCTTCATTCCAGAATTTATGAGAGTTTTCTCAGGCAAAGGAGTAAGATCACTTGGCTTAGATGTAGAGATGAGAATACTTCCTATTTTCCTACTAGTCTAAAGCAGCGGAAAGTTGGCAATAGGATCACCTCATTCATGGATGATAAAG GCTTTATGGGTAGTCCTAGTTCGGCTACTACACAGTTACAGCAAGATTGTTTCACGCATGGAGCTACTTTGAATATAGATCAACAGCTTGGCTTAATAAAACCTTTTACCAAGAAGGATGTGAAGGAGTCTCTATTTAGTATTCATTCTCTCAAGAGTCCTGGCCCTGATGG CACGATTATTTCCCTTATTCCTAAGGTTGATTCTCCCTCTAAAGCTGCTGATTACAGGCCGATTGCCTGCTGCAACACTCTGTATAAATGTATTTCGAAAATGTTATGTGTGAGATTGGCTAGAGTTCTTCCGGTGCttgtttcatcaaaatcaaggagCATTAATCTAGTACCGCTCTTTAGTGCATAA